In the genome of Chryseobacterium arthrosphaerae, one region contains:
- a CDS encoding helix-turn-helix domain-containing protein — translation MASLTKIKTYHFLPCKYGQELLLDIGRIETLNHFVLDETLHQLSFYEILFIENGTGTFTLDENKIHIAPRTIIFTSPGQVRHWEIEESIKGYTLLFEKDFLHLFFSDELFLYRFQYFHQYSSPTEMKISEDAFEKCLELLHGIELEFGQLQNDSNHLIRSLLYQLLVILNRYYAGVYNVQRDTYVHSDFYRFRSLLEKKFMSDRSVEAYSQMLNVSTGFLNKICRQFSGLSAQQMIHYKLISEIKKQLYQNKSAKEISYDFGFSDPSNFNRFFKKLTGITPQQYRKNI, via the coding sequence ATGGCTTCACTGACAAAAATTAAAACGTATCATTTTCTCCCATGTAAGTATGGACAGGAGCTTCTTTTGGATATCGGACGTATCGAAACACTGAACCATTTCGTATTGGATGAGACGCTGCACCAGCTTAGTTTTTATGAAATTCTTTTCATTGAAAACGGAACCGGAACTTTTACCTTGGATGAAAATAAAATACACATCGCCCCAAGAACAATTATTTTTACAAGCCCCGGGCAGGTGCGTCACTGGGAAATAGAAGAAAGTATCAAAGGCTACACCCTGCTTTTTGAGAAAGATTTTCTTCATCTTTTTTTCTCGGACGAACTGTTTCTTTACCGGTTTCAATATTTCCACCAGTATTCAAGTCCCACAGAAATGAAAATATCTGAAGATGCATTTGAAAAGTGTCTGGAACTTCTGCATGGTATAGAACTGGAATTCGGGCAGCTTCAGAATGACAGCAATCATTTGATCCGATCACTTTTATATCAGCTGCTTGTCATTCTCAACCGGTACTACGCAGGGGTATACAATGTTCAGAGGGATACTTATGTACATTCAGATTTTTATAGATTCCGGTCCTTACTTGAAAAGAAGTTTATGAGTGACCGAAGTGTTGAAGCGTATTCCCAGATGCTTAATGTGAGTACGGGTTTCCTTAATAAAATCTGCAGGCAGTTCAGCGGATTATCTGCTCAGCAAATGATCCATTACAAGCTTATTTCAGAAATAAAGAAACAACTTTACCAGAACAAATCTGCCAAAGAAATTTCTTATGACTTCGGCTTCTCAGATCCTTCCAATTTTAACCGTTTCTTTAAAAAACTTACCGGGATCACGCCTCAACAATACCGGAAGAACATTTAA
- a CDS encoding anhydro-N-acetylmuramic acid kinase: MKTLAIGLMSGTSLDGLDICFAEFEKQDQWTFRILKAETLPYSDGWEKRLKNSIHLSAEDLLELNSDYGFYLGQKVREFIDQHQLENIDLIASHGHTVFHQPHRKFTLQIGDGRAIRLETGLPVIYDFRTQDVLMQGNGAPLVPIGDELLFSKYGACLNLGGFSNISLQSDGKRIAFDIAPVNIVLNRLARKLGKDFDENGDLSRQGKINEDLLNRFNSLDFYHQPHPKSLGIEWCNEYIFPALENIEVSDALATFTEHTAQQIANVINTHHVKDILITGGGASNTFLTEKIKAKTKSGIIIPEKEIIDYKEALIFAFMGVLRMNNEINVLSSATGSTIDHSSGVMA, encoded by the coding sequence ATGAAAACTCTGGCAATCGGGCTCATGTCCGGAACAAGTCTCGATGGGTTGGATATCTGCTTTGCTGAATTTGAAAAGCAGGACCAATGGACTTTCCGCATCCTGAAGGCAGAGACCCTTCCCTATTCTGACGGCTGGGAAAAAAGACTGAAAAACTCAATTCACCTTTCTGCGGAAGACCTGCTGGAACTGAATTCCGATTATGGTTTTTATCTTGGGCAGAAAGTCAGGGAATTTATAGATCAGCATCAGTTGGAAAATATTGATCTGATAGCTTCCCACGGTCATACGGTTTTTCATCAGCCTCACAGAAAATTTACCCTTCAGATCGGTGACGGCCGTGCCATCAGACTGGAAACAGGTTTACCGGTAATCTATGATTTCAGGACCCAGGACGTTCTGATGCAGGGAAATGGAGCCCCTTTGGTTCCTATCGGCGATGAATTACTTTTTTCAAAGTACGGCGCATGCCTTAACCTTGGTGGTTTTTCCAATATTTCTTTACAATCCGATGGTAAAAGAATTGCCTTTGATATTGCCCCGGTTAATATTGTACTCAATCGCCTGGCCCGGAAACTGGGTAAAGATTTTGATGAAAACGGCGACCTTTCAAGACAGGGAAAGATCAATGAAGACCTGCTGAACCGGTTTAATTCTTTGGATTTTTACCATCAGCCCCATCCTAAATCATTAGGAATAGAATGGTGCAATGAATATATTTTTCCTGCTCTGGAAAACATAGAGGTTTCAGATGCACTGGCCACGTTTACCGAGCACACGGCTCAACAAATCGCCAACGTTATCAATACTCACCATGTAAAAGATATCCTGATTACGGGAGGAGGTGCCTCAAACACTTTTTTAACTGAAAAAATAAAGGCAAAAACAAAATCCGGGATCATCATTCCTGAAAAAGAGATCATCGATTATAAAGAAGCCCTGATCTTTGCCTTTATGGGAGTTTTAAGAATGAATAATGAAATCAACGTTCTTTCTTCAGCTACCGGAAGCACTATTGACCATAGTTCAGGCGTTATGGCTTAG
- the gldJ gene encoding gliding motility lipoprotein GldJ, protein MKKLKLFSLIALSSTLALTSCGGSGTSKGGGTKKFVSKTGWKPNEKQGWFFAGKQQKQKGWPGMVYVEGGTFTMGLVKDDVMHDWNNTPRRMQVSSFFIGETEITNYEYREYLTWLKYVFPPSDPSFKEIYNGALPDTLLWDNKLARNDYQETYLRSPEFDYYPVVGVSWTQANRYCEWLTDRANEKALMQAGIIAKDLYINESNNQGGTAFNMDKFKSNDPEMQGYINEKRMQQKAGMKTTNQRLLAANRAPNASMVMKFRLPTEVEWEYAALGMAKNREYNQYLGKKPEIERLRGTKGRDRGMFLENFKMGKGDYSGIAGWKNDGSAQTSDVRQYPSNDLGIYGMYGNVAEWTADVYRPIIDEDFNDFNYYRGNMPQAIVRNGDGTYKMIDEGTIKYDTLADGRLVYKGLPGQFERETIADYRNYRDGDRQSSLEYYRASDSAAGFDMYNAPKKSFIVDASGRVKMQKDTKERTSGISNDVRVVKGGSWQDTAYWLDPGQRRYKNQGKAYGWIGFRVAQDARASDKSRTRR, encoded by the coding sequence ATGAAAAAACTAAAGTTGTTTTCATTAATAGCATTAAGTTCTACACTTGCATTAACCAGCTGTGGCGGATCAGGGACCAGCAAAGGTGGCGGTACCAAAAAATTTGTCAGTAAAACAGGTTGGAAACCAAACGAAAAACAGGGTTGGTTTTTTGCAGGAAAGCAACAGAAGCAGAAGGGTTGGCCGGGAATGGTATATGTAGAAGGTGGAACTTTTACAATGGGATTAGTGAAAGATGATGTTATGCACGATTGGAATAACACGCCTCGCAGAATGCAGGTAAGTTCATTCTTTATCGGAGAAACTGAGATTACTAACTATGAATACCGCGAATACCTTACATGGTTGAAGTATGTATTCCCACCAAGTGACCCAAGCTTTAAGGAAATCTATAACGGTGCTTTACCGGATACCTTATTATGGGACAACAAATTAGCTAGAAACGATTATCAAGAAACGTATCTGCGTTCTCCGGAATTCGATTATTATCCGGTAGTAGGGGTTTCCTGGACTCAGGCAAACAGATATTGCGAATGGCTTACAGACAGAGCAAATGAAAAAGCTTTGATGCAGGCCGGTATTATTGCCAAGGATTTATATATTAATGAATCCAACAACCAGGGAGGTACTGCTTTCAATATGGATAAATTCAAATCGAATGATCCTGAAATGCAGGGCTACATCAATGAAAAAAGAATGCAGCAGAAAGCAGGTATGAAAACTACCAACCAGAGATTACTGGCTGCAAACAGAGCTCCAAATGCTTCAATGGTAATGAAGTTCAGACTTCCTACTGAAGTAGAATGGGAATATGCTGCTCTTGGTATGGCTAAGAACAGAGAATACAACCAATACCTTGGTAAAAAACCTGAAATCGAAAGATTAAGAGGTACCAAAGGAAGAGATAGAGGAATGTTCCTTGAAAACTTTAAAATGGGTAAAGGTGACTATTCAGGTATCGCAGGATGGAAAAACGACGGTTCTGCACAGACTTCTGATGTAAGACAATATCCATCTAACGATCTAGGTATATATGGTATGTACGGTAACGTTGCAGAATGGACTGCCGATGTATACAGACCAATCATCGATGAAGACTTCAACGACTTCAATTACTACAGAGGAAATATGCCTCAGGCTATTGTAAGAAACGGTGACGGAACTTACAAAATGATTGACGAAGGAACCATCAAGTATGATACACTTGCTGACGGAAGATTAGTATACAAAGGACTTCCGGGACAATTCGAAAGAGAAACTATTGCTGACTACAGAAACTACAGAGATGGTGACAGACAGTCTTCTTTAGAGTATTACAGAGCTTCAGATTCTGCTGCAGGATTTGATATGTATAATGCACCGAAGAAAAGCTTCATCGTAGATGCCAGCGGTAGAGTAAAAATGCAGAAAGATACTAAAGAAAGAACATCCGGAATTTCTAACGACGTTAGAGTAGTAAAAGGAGGTTCTTGGCAGGATACAGCTTACTGGCTGGATCCGGGACAGAGAAGATATAAAAATCAAGGTAAAGCTTATGGTTGGATTGGATTCCGTGTTGCACAGGATGCAAGAGCCAGCGATAAGAGTAGAACTAGAAGATAA
- the porV gene encoding type IX secretion system outer membrane channel protein PorV — protein sequence MNLTTKLLLGFGLSAGFLGYSQDLGKVNPVLTGAPFLRIAPDARSGGMGDQGVVTSPDAFSQFWNAAKYPFSRTSSSVGLNYTPYMGKLTNDVFLLYASFHKFLGQEERSTISASIYYFNMGQVDLTQLVGTEIASMGTSKPNEFSIDVAYALKLSDSFSGAVTGRFIRSDLAGGFNTDTTLKAANSFAVDISGYYTSPRFSSFGGYDGRVNAGLAVQNLGPKLDYTGNEESRSYLPTMARLGVGYDMFLDDMNRIGISVEGSKLLVPGSEYVGIDPNTRQPRYEIPNVGPMAGIGKSFKNKNSIMYSGALEYSYDNAFSVRGGYFHESEEQGARQFATAGVGLRYRSFGLDLSYLINMSKINSALDNTLRFGLTWNIGEETSNNER from the coding sequence ATGAATTTAACTACTAAACTGCTTTTAGGATTTGGTTTGAGTGCTGGTTTTTTAGGCTATTCGCAAGATTTAGGTAAAGTAAACCCAGTACTTACCGGAGCTCCTTTCCTGAGAATTGCACCTGATGCAAGATCAGGAGGTATGGGAGATCAGGGAGTGGTAACCTCTCCGGATGCATTTTCACAATTCTGGAATGCGGCTAAATATCCTTTTAGCAGAACAAGTTCTTCCGTAGGTCTTAACTATACGCCTTATATGGGAAAACTGACCAATGATGTATTCTTATTATATGCTTCCTTCCATAAGTTTCTAGGACAGGAAGAGAGATCTACCATCTCTGCAAGTATCTATTACTTCAATATGGGACAGGTTGACCTGACACAATTGGTAGGTACGGAGATCGCTTCAATGGGTACATCAAAACCAAATGAATTCTCTATTGATGTAGCGTATGCCCTGAAACTTTCTGATTCTTTCTCAGGAGCTGTTACCGGTAGATTCATCCGTTCAGACTTAGCCGGAGGATTCAACACAGATACTACGCTTAAGGCAGCGAATAGTTTTGCTGTAGATATTTCAGGATACTATACTTCCCCAAGATTCTCAAGTTTCGGAGGATATGACGGTAGGGTAAATGCAGGTTTGGCGGTTCAAAACTTAGGTCCGAAGCTTGACTATACAGGAAATGAAGAATCCAGATCTTATCTTCCTACAATGGCAAGATTAGGGGTTGGATATGACATGTTCCTGGATGACATGAACAGAATCGGAATCTCTGTGGAAGGATCAAAACTTCTGGTTCCCGGATCTGAATATGTAGGAATAGACCCGAATACAAGACAGCCAAGATATGAAATTCCAAACGTAGGTCCTATGGCCGGTATCGGAAAATCTTTCAAAAACAAAAACAGTATCATGTACAGTGGTGCTCTGGAGTATTCATATGACAATGCTTTCTCCGTAAGAGGAGGTTACTTCCATGAAAGTGAAGAGCAGGGAGCAAGACAGTTTGCAACAGCGGGTGTCGGCTTAAGATACCGTTCTTTCGGACTGGATCTTTCTTACCTGATCAATATGTCTAAAATCAACAGTGCTTTGGATAATACCCTTCGTTTCGGTCTTACCTGGAACATCGGAGAAGAAACATCCAACAACGAACGTTAA
- a CDS encoding NUDIX hydrolase encodes MYKVFVNEKKLLISRQPEELEKKLGYESFTTLEIALDLLENTSVNELNVYGDNIDEIWKEFQKLFRIIEAAGGLVNNSDGETLFIKRLGRWDLPKGKMEKGESREESAVREIEEETGLKNVELIAFINTTYHIYIERNGEKILKCTHWFEMNFNGEDTSTPQIEEGITEVAWKNTAQIESEVFPSTFQNIKLIVKEFWDSKKR; translated from the coding sequence ATGTATAAAGTTTTTGTGAACGAAAAAAAATTATTGATATCCAGACAACCTGAGGAACTTGAAAAAAAACTTGGGTATGAAAGTTTCACGACTTTAGAGATAGCATTGGATCTTTTGGAGAATACTTCTGTGAATGAACTGAACGTTTATGGTGATAATATAGATGAGATCTGGAAAGAGTTTCAGAAGCTTTTCAGAATCATTGAAGCTGCAGGAGGTCTTGTGAATAATTCTGACGGAGAAACTCTTTTCATCAAACGGTTGGGCAGATGGGATCTTCCTAAAGGAAAAATGGAAAAAGGAGAATCCAGGGAAGAATCTGCAGTGCGGGAAATTGAAGAAGAAACCGGTCTGAAGAATGTGGAACTTATAGCGTTTATCAATACAACTTACCATATCTATATTGAAAGAAACGGTGAGAAGATTCTGAAGTGTACCCATTGGTTTGAAATGAACTTCAATGGTGAAGACACTTCAACACCACAGATAGAAGAAGGCATTACTGAAGTAGCCTGGAAAAACACCGCCCAGATTGAAAGTGAGGTTTTCCCAAGTACATTTCAGAATATTAAACTGATTGTAAAAGAGTTCTGGGATTCGAAGAAAAGATAG
- the porU gene encoding type IX secretion system sortase PorU: protein MKRKITLLSLIAFASTLYAQRNTIEWNGSKIQDFGDTKINLPNFKNEGFSFSQNNVFIVTKQKIGEKQLKISDLAWENVSNKDLFELDRGSLPDYDVADVSYYTLEGETYASISVALFKNVKGRIQRLSSFNVTEGSLPLSKSGGANKIGTTVNPLSSGNFYKIKVDKSGVFKITAQFLKDNGINPASVNPKNFRIYGNGGIMLPEFNQDTRYSALQENAIQVVGEDDGVWNDNDYALFYAQGPDGYNLYDTNNGNGFKRRDTRFFERSNNVKNIYEDFSYYYINFDKGAGKRVQTIDVNLPPQLITRYDNYFVINKDEKNLVKVGRTWVEATPFNNVKDITVTTNSPIQANDVIRYRTQVIGYQSQQNSIEFKINNSAPATKDVPPDSGGVQYNFYPLLYSGTVTNLTGNQITLNYNPNITKNPNGNFYFDYIELQYKENLTFNGSQMNFRDFSIVSGSNTDYGFSISNATAMEQVWDVTDITNANRRVNKGGAGSFNFAYTASDPNFNNEFVAFRADAAYSPQFVGRIANQNLSALQNVDYLILTVPELMGQAQRLANYHQTANNYKVEIVDVNKIYEEFGSGSKDLTAVRDFVTRLNAGGKLKYVFILGDTSFDYKNRISNNNNIVSSYQSEQSSDVVSSFVTDDYIVMTQPQNNLLIENNLPDIPVGRIPATNASEAGDMINKTLAYYNALPGQSSPFGDWRMRLDFVVDDNNEGGSPFHNVMNSSLAGIFEQPGQQELKEYNVKKLYMDAFAAQSTSAGLRFPQVTQAISNAIGNSLYLFYFGHGGINGWAQERILTSTEVQNAHNFSNIYSRFPFVSTITCEFTLWDEPGTNSVGEQFIKLKQGGASTMITSSRAIGVDYGRDFTNTFTRNIFKLTNDDFNSLGNAHLIAKKQKGPNNNHLKVNFLGDPAMKLSRPQRLLVIDNIETPVPGLIRGLDFVKVKGHINKADGTLNNTFNGKVAINIFDKRLNKKTLNNIGVLTPILEYTEEGSPIVKAAGTAVNGVFTAEFYVPKDINYAVGEGRILGYADNKSFDVFNNQAVQVGDLNPNGINDNQPPKVKLYMNNTNFADGGITNQNPMLLACLTDDTGINSTGSGIGHDITVYLDGQIINTVILNDFYAPGEGNGCLNPSLADYQKGNVTYPFKNLAIGQHQLTFKVWDINNNSTTATLNFEVKDESDQHLTINRPLNWPNPFTNKTYIQFEHNCDDILDVNVQIYTITGRLVRTLSQPVVAEPFLQGFRTPRQAIEWDGRDDFGSTVAKGTYIFKIFAKSQNQEKCKGSATAVEKMVLLK, encoded by the coding sequence ATGAAACGAAAAATCACGCTTTTATCTTTAATCGCTTTTGCATCAACACTTTACGCCCAAAGAAACACCATAGAATGGAATGGTTCTAAAATTCAGGACTTTGGTGACACAAAAATTAATCTTCCCAATTTCAAAAATGAAGGTTTTTCTTTCAGCCAAAATAATGTTTTTATAGTAACTAAGCAAAAAATCGGAGAAAAGCAGCTGAAAATTTCTGACCTTGCCTGGGAAAATGTCTCCAATAAGGATTTATTTGAGCTTGACAGAGGAAGTCTTCCCGATTATGATGTGGCAGATGTTTCATATTATACATTGGAAGGAGAAACCTATGCCAGCATCAGTGTTGCATTATTCAAAAATGTAAAAGGCCGTATTCAGAGATTATCATCATTCAATGTTACTGAAGGTTCTCTCCCGCTCAGCAAGTCAGGTGGAGCAAACAAAATAGGAACTACTGTAAACCCTCTTTCCAGCGGAAATTTTTATAAGATAAAAGTGGACAAGTCGGGAGTATTCAAAATTACGGCTCAGTTTTTAAAGGATAACGGGATCAATCCTGCTTCTGTGAATCCCAAAAATTTCAGGATTTACGGAAACGGAGGAATTATGCTTCCTGAATTTAATCAGGATACCAGATACAGCGCCCTGCAGGAAAATGCCATCCAGGTGGTAGGTGAAGATGACGGGGTATGGAATGATAATGACTATGCTCTTTTCTATGCGCAGGGACCTGATGGTTACAACCTGTATGACACCAATAATGGAAACGGTTTTAAAAGAAGAGACACAAGGTTTTTCGAGCGCAGCAACAACGTAAAGAATATATATGAAGATTTTTCCTATTATTATATCAACTTTGATAAAGGTGCAGGAAAAAGAGTACAGACCATAGATGTAAACCTTCCTCCTCAGCTGATTACGAGATATGATAATTATTTTGTGATCAATAAGGATGAGAAAAACCTGGTAAAAGTAGGGAGAACCTGGGTAGAGGCAACGCCTTTCAATAATGTAAAGGATATCACAGTCACTACAAACTCCCCTATTCAGGCCAACGACGTCATAAGATACAGAACTCAGGTCATAGGATACCAGTCACAGCAGAACAGCATTGAGTTTAAAATCAACAACTCGGCGCCTGCTACAAAAGATGTACCCCCAGACTCTGGAGGGGTTCAGTATAATTTTTATCCTTTACTGTATAGCGGGACTGTCACCAATCTTACAGGAAACCAGATTACACTCAACTATAATCCTAACATCACTAAAAACCCTAACGGGAATTTTTACTTTGATTATATTGAACTGCAGTACAAAGAAAATCTTACCTTCAATGGTTCCCAGATGAACTTCAGGGACTTTTCTATTGTCAGCGGGAGTAATACCGATTATGGTTTCAGTATTTCCAATGCAACCGCCATGGAACAGGTATGGGATGTTACCGATATTACCAATGCCAACAGGAGGGTGAATAAAGGAGGAGCAGGTTCTTTCAACTTCGCTTATACTGCTTCTGACCCGAACTTCAATAATGAATTTGTGGCTTTTCGTGCTGATGCGGCCTACAGCCCGCAGTTTGTAGGAAGAATAGCCAATCAGAACCTTTCCGCATTACAGAATGTGGATTACCTCATCCTTACGGTTCCTGAACTGATGGGACAGGCACAGAGACTGGCCAATTACCATCAGACAGCCAACAATTATAAAGTAGAGATTGTAGACGTCAATAAAATTTATGAAGAATTCGGAAGCGGAAGTAAAGACCTTACTGCTGTAAGGGATTTTGTTACCAGACTGAATGCAGGCGGAAAATTAAAGTATGTATTTATTCTCGGGGATACTTCATTCGATTATAAAAACAGAATATCCAATAATAACAATATTGTTTCCAGCTACCAGAGTGAGCAGTCTTCCGATGTGGTATCATCATTCGTTACCGATGATTATATTGTGATGACCCAGCCACAGAACAATCTTTTGATTGAAAACAATTTACCGGATATTCCTGTGGGAAGAATTCCGGCGACCAATGCCTCTGAAGCAGGAGATATGATCAACAAAACGCTGGCTTATTACAACGCTCTTCCGGGACAGTCGAGCCCTTTCGGGGATTGGCGTATGCGGCTTGATTTTGTAGTGGATGACAATAATGAAGGAGGATCTCCATTCCATAACGTGATGAACTCTTCTCTCGCCGGCATATTCGAGCAACCCGGCCAGCAGGAGCTTAAGGAATATAATGTCAAAAAACTCTATATGGATGCCTTTGCTGCTCAAAGTACGTCAGCAGGTCTAAGGTTTCCACAGGTTACCCAGGCTATTTCCAATGCTATAGGAAACAGTTTATATTTATTCTATTTCGGACATGGAGGAATCAATGGCTGGGCTCAGGAAAGAATATTAACCAGTACAGAGGTACAAAATGCCCACAACTTTTCTAATATATACAGTAGATTTCCGTTTGTTTCTACCATTACCTGTGAGTTTACATTATGGGATGAACCGGGAACCAATTCTGTAGGAGAACAGTTCATCAAACTAAAACAGGGAGGTGCTTCTACCATGATTACTTCCAGCCGTGCCATTGGAGTAGATTATGGACGTGATTTCACCAACACTTTTACCCGGAATATTTTTAAATTAACCAATGATGATTTCAATTCCTTAGGAAATGCTCATTTAATTGCAAAAAAACAGAAAGGGCCGAACAATAACCACCTGAAGGTAAACTTCCTGGGTGACCCTGCCATGAAACTGAGCAGACCACAGAGACTTTTGGTTATTGACAATATTGAAACACCGGTTCCGGGACTCATCAGAGGGCTGGACTTCGTAAAGGTAAAAGGGCACATCAACAAAGCTGACGGAACCTTAAACAATACCTTCAACGGAAAAGTTGCCATCAATATCTTTGACAAGAGACTGAATAAAAAAACATTGAACAATATTGGAGTGCTTACCCCAATATTAGAATATACCGAAGAAGGAAGCCCTATCGTAAAAGCAGCAGGAACCGCTGTAAACGGAGTATTCACTGCAGAGTTCTATGTTCCTAAAGACATCAACTACGCTGTAGGGGAAGGAAGGATTTTAGGATATGCCGATAATAAATCCTTTGACGTATTCAATAACCAGGCTGTGCAGGTGGGAGATCTTAACCCGAACGGAATCAATGACAATCAGCCGCCAAAAGTAAAACTGTATATGAACAACACCAACTTTGCAGATGGTGGAATTACCAATCAGAATCCGATGCTTCTTGCCTGTCTTACGGATGACACGGGGATCAACTCTACTGGATCTGGAATTGGTCATGATATTACAGTCTATCTGGATGGTCAGATCATCAATACCGTTATCTTAAATGATTTCTACGCTCCTGGGGAAGGAAACGGATGCCTGAACCCAAGTCTTGCCGACTATCAGAAAGGAAATGTAACCTATCCTTTCAAAAACCTTGCGATCGGGCAACACCAGCTGACATTTAAAGTTTGGGATATAAACAATAATTCGACAACTGCTACGTTAAACTTTGAAGTTAAGGATGAATCCGATCAGCATCTGACCATCAACCGTCCGCTGAACTGGCCTAATCCGTTTACCAATAAGACGTATATTCAGTTTGAGCATAATTGTGATGATATCCTGGATGTGAATGTGCAAATCTATACCATTACCGGTAGATTGGTAAGAACTCTATCTCAGCCGGTGGTTGCAGAACCGTTCCTACAGGGCTTCAGAACCCCTCGTCAGGCAATAGAATGGGATGGAAGAGACGATTTTGGGTCTACTGTTGCAAAAGGTACGTATATTTTTAAGATATTTGCAAAAAGTCAAAACCAAGAAAAATGCAAAGGAAGTGCCACAGCTGTAGAAAAAATGGTACTTTTGAAATAA
- a CDS encoding UDP-N-acetylmuramoyl-tripeptide--D-alanyl-D-alanine ligase — protein MNIEQFYPLFLQASKVTIDSRKIAENDIFFAFSGDNFNAATLAEKAIDEGALAVIVEQQEFENRDKNIFYVPSTLEFLQQLSIYHRSRLNIPFIGLTGSNGKTTTKELIHAVLFEKFNVQYTYGNLNNHIGVPLTILSIKPEHEMAVIEMGANHQKEIEFLCTISRPDFGYITNFGKAHLEGFGGFEGVIKGKSELYDYLKNNHKTIVVNENDPIQVGKTEKYSPVITFGKADSDYNFEAFSEEHFVGLSYEGTKAVSKLTGEYNFTNLCAAASLGLHFGISFEKIKHAIELYTPTNMRSQVVKKEGRTLVLDTYNANPSSMTASLHNFITFEGKKTIIIGDMLELGEESEKEHQNILKLAQDLNFDEIITVGKHFKAVNNSVLAFENTAELAEYLKQHTIQSENILLKGSRGIALEKVIEFI, from the coding sequence ATGAATATAGAACAGTTTTATCCTTTGTTTCTGCAGGCTTCTAAAGTAACCATCGACAGCAGAAAGATTGCAGAAAATGATATTTTCTTTGCCTTTTCAGGTGATAATTTCAATGCAGCAACTTTAGCTGAGAAAGCCATAGATGAGGGAGCCTTAGCGGTAATTGTCGAGCAGCAGGAATTTGAAAACAGGGATAAAAATATTTTCTATGTTCCTTCTACACTTGAGTTCCTGCAACAGCTGTCCATTTATCACAGAAGCCGGCTCAATATTCCTTTTATAGGCCTTACGGGAAGTAATGGAAAAACGACTACGAAAGAACTGATCCACGCTGTACTTTTTGAAAAATTCAATGTGCAGTATACCTACGGGAACCTGAATAATCATATCGGAGTACCGCTGACGATTCTTTCCATTAAACCTGAACATGAAATGGCAGTGATCGAAATGGGAGCCAACCATCAGAAGGAGATCGAATTCCTGTGTACAATTTCCCGGCCTGATTTCGGATATATCACCAATTTCGGTAAGGCACATCTGGAAGGCTTCGGAGGTTTCGAAGGAGTGATCAAAGGAAAATCGGAGCTATATGACTATCTTAAAAATAATCATAAGACTATCGTAGTCAATGAAAATGATCCTATTCAGGTGGGAAAAACAGAAAAATATTCACCTGTCATCACTTTTGGAAAAGCAGATTCAGATTATAATTTTGAGGCATTCTCAGAAGAACATTTTGTAGGGTTAAGTTATGAAGGAACAAAAGCAGTATCAAAACTGACCGGAGAATATAACTTTACCAACCTTTGTGCCGCCGCAAGTCTTGGACTTCATTTTGGGATCAGCTTTGAAAAGATAAAACATGCGATTGAGTTATACACTCCAACGAATATGCGTTCACAGGTCGTGAAAAAAGAAGGCCGGACATTGGTACTTGATACCTATAATGCCAACCCAAGTTCTATGACAGCTTCACTGCATAACTTTATTACTTTTGAAGGTAAAAAAACCATTATTATTGGGGACATGCTTGAGCTGGGCGAGGAAAGTGAAAAAGAGCATCAGAACATCCTGAAGCTGGCACAGGACCTGAATTTTGATGAAATCATTACGGTAGGAAAACACTTTAAAGCAGTAAACAATTCAGTACTTGCTTTTGAAAATACAGCCGAACTGGCAGAATACCTGAAACAGCATACGATACAATCTGAAAATATCTTACTGAAAGGGTCGAGAGGAATTGCCCTGGAAAAAGTAATTGAGTTTATTTAA